One window from the genome of Microbulbifer sp. ALW1 encodes:
- a CDS encoding riboflavin synthase gives MFTGIVEAVGEISALQPSGGDLRVRVKTGKLDLSDVKLGDSIATNGVCLTVVDLPGDGYWADVSAETLAVATLNHWKLGDKVNLEKALTPQTRLGGHMVSGHVDGIGEVVWRKTTARAEQFRLRAPDELAKYIAHKGSITVDGTSLTVNAVDGAEFELTIVPHTIAETVIGGYQAGTKVNLEVDLIARYLERLLLGDAAAQPKSEGLTMEFLAQHGFYKA, from the coding sequence ATGTTTACTGGAATAGTTGAAGCTGTTGGCGAAATCTCTGCCCTGCAACCCAGTGGCGGAGACCTGCGTGTACGGGTAAAAACCGGCAAGCTGGACTTGTCCGACGTCAAACTGGGCGACAGTATCGCCACCAACGGCGTCTGCCTGACCGTGGTGGATTTGCCCGGCGATGGCTACTGGGCCGACGTCTCTGCAGAGACGCTCGCGGTAGCCACCCTGAACCACTGGAAACTGGGCGACAAGGTAAACCTGGAAAAGGCCCTGACCCCCCAGACCCGCCTCGGCGGCCACATGGTCAGTGGCCACGTGGACGGCATCGGCGAAGTGGTGTGGCGCAAGACCACCGCCCGCGCCGAACAGTTTCGCCTGCGTGCCCCGGATGAACTGGCCAAATATATTGCCCACAAGGGCTCCATCACCGTCGACGGCACCAGCCTCACGGTGAATGCCGTTGACGGCGCCGAATTCGAACTCACCATCGTGCCCCATACCATTGCCGAAACCGTGATCGGCGGCTATCAGGCGGGCACCAAGGTGAATCTGGAAGTGGACCTGATAGCGCGCTACTTGGAGCGACTACTCTTGGGGGATGCTGCGGCGCAACCCAAGAGCGAAGGACTGACCATGGAATTCCTTGCCCAGCACGGTTTTTACAAGGCCTGA
- the thiL gene encoding thiamine-phosphate kinase, with translation MPGPGEFELIREYFSSRFQAGTQPGHVADGSAGNGVVLGIGDDCALLAPPPGKLLATSVDTLVADVHFPAKADPYRIASRALRVNLSDLAAMNAQPLWFTLALTLPQSNPEWLEPFARGLAETAHQYGITLIGGDTTKGPLSITIQVTGACDRPLRRDGASAGDIIFVTNQLGAAAAALPIVLGEIAGSPEQQQQTAASYYFPEPQFAVARAIGPYASAALDISDGLLGDLGHICEASSLGAELELDNFPVAQLAQSMNADTALEAALTGGDDYQLCFTLPEQHLSTIESLKLPVTAVGRIVSKPGIRCRLHDKSWQPGSASYQHF, from the coding sequence ATGCCCGGCCCCGGTGAATTTGAACTGATTCGGGAGTACTTTTCCTCCCGCTTTCAGGCCGGAACCCAGCCGGGCCATGTCGCTGATGGCAGTGCCGGAAACGGTGTTGTACTGGGGATCGGCGACGACTGCGCACTGCTGGCGCCGCCGCCCGGAAAACTGCTCGCCACCAGTGTCGATACCTTGGTGGCCGATGTACATTTTCCGGCAAAGGCCGATCCCTACCGTATCGCCAGCCGCGCACTGCGTGTGAATCTCTCCGACCTCGCGGCCATGAACGCCCAGCCCCTGTGGTTTACCCTCGCGCTCACTTTGCCGCAAAGTAATCCGGAATGGCTGGAACCGTTTGCCCGCGGCCTTGCAGAAACCGCGCACCAGTACGGTATTACCCTGATAGGCGGCGATACCACCAAAGGCCCGCTGTCGATCACCATCCAGGTCACCGGTGCCTGCGACAGGCCACTGCGGCGCGATGGCGCAAGCGCCGGTGATATCATTTTTGTCACCAATCAACTGGGCGCCGCCGCAGCCGCGCTGCCTATTGTGCTCGGAGAGATCGCGGGAAGTCCGGAGCAACAGCAGCAGACAGCGGCGTCCTACTACTTCCCCGAACCGCAATTTGCGGTGGCCCGGGCCATTGGTCCCTATGCCAGTGCCGCACTGGATATTTCCGACGGTCTGCTCGGTGATCTCGGGCATATCTGCGAAGCGAGCAGCCTGGGTGCCGAACTGGAGCTGGATAATTTCCCGGTCGCGCAACTGGCACAGTCGATGAATGCGGACACAGCGCTGGAAGCCGCGCTCACCGGCGGCGACGATTACCAGCTCTGCTTTACCTTGCCCGAACAACACCTGAGCACGATCGAAAGCCTGAAGCTGCCGGTTACCGCTGTGGGTCGTATCGTTTCCAAGCCGGGTATCCGCTGCCGCTTGCACGACAAATCCTGGCAGCCAGGCAGCGCCAGCTATCAACATTTTTAA
- the ribBA gene encoding bifunctional 3,4-dihydroxy-2-butanone-4-phosphate synthase/GTP cyclohydrolase II: MELNSVEELIDDIRQGKMVILMDDEDRENEGDLVMAAEQVRPEDINFMATHARGLICLTLTGDRCEQLDLPLMSRDNGAQFSTNFTVSIEAAEGVTTGISAADRARTIRAAVARNAKPSDIVQPGHIFPIKAQPGGVLSRAGHTEAGCDLSRLAGFEPAAAIVEIMNEDGTMARRPDLEKFAKQHNLKIGTIADLINYRALNEKTVECVNERKVHTEFGEFKLRTYLDKARRERHFTFSLGDFQPEEPTLVRVHVASTLRDVFSLRRGDEKFEPWTFRNALKKVAEEGKGVVVVICHNETTDEIEESIDWLISGKQQRPSQDLVYKQVGTGSQILRDLKVRKMRLMSAPFRFSAISGFDLEVEEYLNAEEI, encoded by the coding sequence ATGGAACTGAATAGCGTTGAAGAACTGATCGACGATATCCGTCAGGGCAAAATGGTCATCCTGATGGACGACGAAGATCGCGAAAACGAAGGCGACCTGGTAATGGCCGCCGAGCAGGTGCGTCCGGAAGACATCAACTTCATGGCCACCCACGCCCGCGGTCTGATCTGCCTGACCCTGACCGGCGATCGCTGCGAACAGCTCGACCTGCCGCTCATGTCCCGCGACAACGGCGCCCAGTTCAGCACCAACTTCACCGTCTCTATCGAAGCCGCCGAAGGCGTCACCACCGGCATCTCCGCCGCCGACCGCGCCCGCACCATCCGCGCCGCCGTCGCCCGCAATGCCAAGCCGTCCGACATCGTCCAGCCCGGCCACATCTTCCCGATCAAGGCCCAGCCCGGTGGCGTATTGAGCCGCGCCGGCCACACCGAAGCCGGCTGCGACCTGTCGCGCCTAGCCGGCTTCGAGCCCGCCGCCGCCATCGTCGAAATCATGAACGAAGACGGCACCATGGCCCGCCGCCCGGACCTGGAAAAATTTGCCAAACAGCACAACCTCAAGATCGGCACCATCGCCGACCTGATCAACTACCGTGCACTCAACGAAAAAACCGTAGAGTGCGTCAACGAGCGCAAAGTGCACACCGAATTCGGCGAATTCAAACTGCGCACCTACCTCGACAAAGCCCGCCGCGAGCGCCACTTCACCTTCAGCCTCGGTGACTTCCAACCGGAAGAGCCCACCCTGGTGCGGGTACACGTCGCCAGCACCCTGCGTGACGTATTCAGCCTGCGCCGCGGCGACGAGAAATTCGAACCCTGGACCTTCCGCAATGCACTGAAAAAAGTTGCAGAAGAGGGCAAGGGCGTAGTGGTTGTCATCTGCCACAACGAAACCACCGACGAAATTGAAGAAAGCATCGACTGGCTCATCAGCGGCAAGCAACAGCGCCCGAGCCAGGATCTGGTGTACAAGCAGGTAGGTACCGGCTCACAGATTTTGCGCGATCTGAAGGTACGTAAAATGCGTTTGATGAGCGCGCCATTCCGGTTCAGCGCCATTTCCGGTTTTGACCTGGAAGTGGAAGAGTATCTGAACGCAGAAGAAATCTAA
- the nusB gene encoding transcription antitermination factor NusB, which yields MTVTASARRKARHYAMQALYQWQMAGSNLNAIEAEFHADNDMTKTDVAYFRELLHGVAKNLDEIEGTYSQYLDRDVEELDPVSRALLRMSTFEMKNRVDVPYKVVINEAVALAKKFGPTDAFKFINGILDKVALSERSVEVKADKG from the coding sequence ATGACCGTAACCGCATCCGCCCGCCGCAAGGCACGCCACTACGCCATGCAGGCCCTGTATCAGTGGCAAATGGCAGGCTCCAACCTGAACGCCATCGAAGCCGAGTTTCATGCCGACAACGACATGACCAAAACCGACGTGGCCTACTTCCGCGAGCTGCTCCACGGCGTGGCAAAAAACCTCGATGAAATCGAAGGAACCTACAGCCAGTACCTCGACCGCGATGTTGAAGAACTCGACCCGGTATCCCGCGCCCTGCTGCGCATGTCCACCTTCGAGATGAAAAACCGCGTCGATGTACCCTACAAAGTCGTGATCAACGAAGCTGTCGCCCTGGCGAAAAAATTCGGCCCCACCGATGCCTTCAAATTTATCAATGGCATCCTCGACAAAGTGGCTCTGAGCGAGCGCAGTGTCGAAGTAAAGGCCGACAAAGGCTAA
- the ribE gene encoding 6,7-dimethyl-8-ribityllumazine synthase — MSNIKVIEGDFVGSTGKYALLVSRWNSFVVESLKGGALDTLRRKGIKEEDITIYYAPGAFEFPLAAQKIAETKKFDAVIALGAVIRGGTPHFEYVAGECTKGLAQVSMNTGIPVTFGVLTVDSIEQAIERSGTKAGNKGCEAAETALEMVSLISKI, encoded by the coding sequence ATGAGTAATATCAAAGTAATCGAAGGGGATTTCGTAGGCAGCACCGGTAAATACGCGCTGCTGGTGAGCCGCTGGAACAGCTTCGTTGTAGAAAGCCTGAAAGGCGGTGCCCTCGATACTCTGCGTCGCAAAGGCATCAAAGAAGAAGACATCACCATCTACTACGCCCCCGGCGCCTTCGAATTCCCGCTGGCCGCGCAGAAAATTGCCGAAACCAAAAAATTCGACGCAGTGATCGCCCTCGGCGCAGTCATCCGTGGTGGCACCCCGCACTTCGAATACGTCGCCGGCGAATGCACCAAAGGACTCGCCCAGGTCTCCATGAACACCGGCATTCCTGTGACCTTCGGCGTACTCACCGTAGACTCCATCGAACAAGCCATCGAGCGCTCCGGCACCAAAGCCGGCAACAAAGGCTGTGAAGCCGCCGAGACCGCCCTCGAAATGGTCTCCCTGATCAGCAAAATCTGA